Proteins encoded within one genomic window of Gambusia affinis linkage group LG09, SWU_Gaff_1.0, whole genome shotgun sequence:
- the ogt.1 gene encoding UDP-N-acetylglucosamine--peptide N-acetylglucosaminyltransferase 110 kDa subunit isoform X4: MASSVGNVADSTGLAELAHREYQSGDFEAAERHCMQLWRQEPDNTGVLLLLSSIHFQCRRLDRSAHFSTLAIKQNPMLAEAYSNLGNVYKERGQLQEAIEHYRHALRLKPDFIDGYINLAAALVAAGDMEGAVQAYVSALQYNPDLYCVRSDLGNLLKALGRLEEAKACYLKAIETQPNFAVAWSNLGCVFNAQGEIWLAIHHFEKAVTLDPNFLDAYINLGNVLKEARIFDRAVAAYLRALSLSPNHAVVHGNLACVYYEQGLIDLAIDTYRRAIELQPHFPDAYCNLANALKEKGNVSEAEECYNTALRLCPTHADSLNNLANIKREQGNIEEAVQLYRKALEVFPEFAAAHSNLASVLQQQGKLQEALMHYKEAIRISPTFADAYSNMGNTLKEMQDVQGALQCYTRAIQINPAFADAHSNLASIHKDSGNIPEAIASYRTALKLKPDFPDAYCNLAHCLQIVCDWTDYDERMKKLVSIVADQLEKNRLPSVHPHHSMLYPLSHGFRKAIAERHGNLCLDKINALHKPAFEHPKDLKSSGGRLRVGYVSSDFGNHPTSHLMQSIPGMHNPEKFEVFCYALSPDDGTNFRVKVVAEAHHFTDLSQIPCNGKAADRIHQDGIHILVNMNGYTKGARNELFALRPAPIQAMWLGYPGTSGAPFMDYIITDKETSPVEVAEQYSEKLAYMPNTFFIGDHANMFPHLKKKAVIDFKSNGHIFDNRIVLNGIDLKAFLDSLPDVKVIKMKCDNNQEPAAGDTNGALSMPVIPMNTAAEAIINMINQGQIQVTINNFTVSNGLATTQINNKAATGEEVLRTIVVTTRSQYGLPEDSIVYCNFNQLYKIDPPTLQMWANILKRVPNSVLWLLRFPAVGEPNIQQYAQNMGLPASRIIFSPVAPKEEHVRRGQLADVCLDTPLCNGHTTGMDVLWAGTPMVTMPGETLASRVAASQLNCLGCPELIAQTRQEYEDVAVKLGSDMEYLKMVRARVWKHRICSPLFNTKQYTIDLERLYLQMWEHHSNGSKPDHLVKHLSVETSETA; the protein is encoded by the exons ATGGCGAGTTCAGTGGGAAATGTGGCCGACAGCACAG GGTTGGCTGAACTGGCGCACCGGGAGTACCAGTCAGGAGATTTTGAGGCAGCTGAGCGCCACTGCATGCAACTATGGAGGCAGGAGCCTGATAACACAGGCGTGTTATTGCTTCTGTCCTCCATCCACTTCCAGTGCCGAAGACTTGACAG GTCTGCTCACTTCAGTACCCTGGCCATCAAACAGAACCCAATGCTTGCAGAGGCCTACTCCAACCTCGGGAATGTGTACAAGGAGCGTGGGCAGCTTCAGGAAGCCATAGAGCACTATCGCCATGCGTTGAGGCTGAAGCCAGATTTCATTGATGGCTACATCAACCTGGCAGCAGCCCTGGTGGCTGCAGGAGACATGGAGGGGGCGGTGCAGGCCTATGTGTCTGCATTACAGTACAACCCG GATCTCTATTGCGTGCGTAGTGACCTGGGTAATTTGCTGAAGGCTCTCGGGCGTTTGGAAGAGGCTAAG GCTTGCTACCTGAAAGCCATTGAGACTCAGCCCAACTTTGCAGTGGCTTGGAGCAACTTGGGTTGTGTGTTCAATGCCCAAGGAGAAATATGGCTTGCCATTCATCATTTTGAGAAG gCAGTGACTCTGGACCCAAACTTTCTAGATGCTTACATCAATTTGGGCAATGTTCTGAAAGAGGCTCGCATCTTTGACAG AGCTGTGGCTGCTTACCTGAGAGCCCTGAGTCTGAGCCCTAACCATGCCGTCGTCCATGGCAACCTGGCCTGTGTCTACTATGAGCAGGGCCTCATTGACCTTGCTATTGACACCTACCGCCGCGCTATTGAATTGCAGCCCCACTTTCCTGATGCCTACTGCAATTTGGCCAATGCCCTGAAGGAGAAAGGAAAT GTTTCTGAAGCTGAGGAGTGCTACAACACAGCATTGCGTTTGTGTCCAACTCACGCCGACTCCCTTAACAATTTGGCCAACATAAAGCGTGAGCAGGGCAACATCGAAGAAGCTGTTCAGCTTTACAGAAAAGCCTTGGAa GTGTTCCCAGAGTTTGCTGCAGCTCACTCTAACCTggccagtgtcctgcagcagcagggCAAACTCCAGGAGGCCCTCATGCATTACAAGGAGGCTATACG GATCAGCCCCACGTTTGCTGACGCCTATTCCAACATGGGCAACACGCTGAAGGAAATGCAGGATGTTCAGGGAGCGCTGCAGTGCTATACTCGTGCCATCCAGATCAACCCTGCCTTTGCTGACGCTCACAGCAATTTGGCCTCTATCCACAAG GATTCTGGAAACATCCCAGAAGCCATTGCATCTTATCGAACAGCCCTAAAGCTCAAGCCGGACTTCCCTGATGCTTATTGCAACTTGGCTCATTGCCTGCAG ATTGTGTGTGACTGGACTGATTACGACGAGCGCATGAAAAAGCTCGTTAGCATCGTGGCCGACCAGCTGGAAAAGAACCGCTTGCCCTCGGTTCACCCCCACCACAGCATGCTGTATCCTCTGTCTCACGGCTTCCGCAAAGCCATAGCCGAGCGCCATGGAAACCTTTGTCTGGACAAG ATTAATGCACTCCACAAACCTGCCTTTGAGCATCCTAAAGATCTGAAGAGCAGCGGCGGTCGCCTGCGCGTCGGTTATGTCAGCTCCGACTTTGGCAACCATCCAACCTCCCATCTGATGCAGTCCATCCCTGGAATGCACAATCCTGAAAAATTTGAG gttttctgcTACGCTCTTAGCCCTGATGATGGTACTAACTTCCGTGTGAAAGTGGTTGCAGAAGCTCATCATTTCACAGATCTCTCTCAG ATTCCTTGCAATGGAAAGGCAGCTGATCGGATTCATCAGGATGGAATCCATATTCTGGTCAATATGAACGGATACACCAAGGGAGCACGGAATGAGCTGTTTGCCCTTCGCCCCGCCCCAATTCAG GCGATGTGGCTTGGTTACCCTGGAACCAGCGGCGCTCCGTTCATGGACTACATCATCACTGACAAGGAGACGTCTCCTGTTGAAGTAGCTGAGCAGTACTCTGAAAAACTGGCCTACATGCCCAACACCTTCTTCATTGGAGATCATGCCAACATGTTCCCTCACCTCAAG AAAAAGGCAGTCATCGATTTTAAATCGAACGGACACATCTTTGACAACCGGATTGTTCTTAACGGCATCGATCTGAAGGCGTTCTTGGACAGTCTGCCGGATGTGAAAGTGATAAag ATGAAGTGCGACAACAACCAGGAGCCGGCTGCTGGAGACACAAACGGAGCCCTGTCCATGCCTGTGATTCCCATGAACACTGCAGCAGAGGCAATCATCAACATGATCAACCAAGGCCAAATCCAGGTCACCATTAATAACTTCACAGTCAGCAACGGCCTGGCCACCACACAG ATCAATAATAAAGCCGCCACCGGGGAGGAGGTGTTGCGGACCATTGTGGTAACGACCCGTTCCCAGTACGGTCTCCCTGAGGACTCCATCGTCTACTGTAACTTCAACCAGCTCTACAAGATTGATCCTCCTACTCTTCAGATGTGGGCCAAT ATCCTGAAGCGCGTGCCCAACAGCGTGTTGTGGCTTCTCCGCTTCCCCGCTGTTGGCGAGCCAAACATCCAGCAGTACGCTCAGAACATGGGTCTGCCTGCGTCTCGCATCATCTTCTCCCCCGTGGCTCCCAAGGAGGAGCATGTGAGGAGAGGCCAGCTGGCAGACGTGTGCCTCGACACACCTCTGTGCAACGGGCACACCACCGGCATGGATGTTCTCTGGGCTGGGACCCCCATGGTAACTATGCCAG GTGAGACTCTTGCGTCCCGCGTGGCTGCCTCACAGCTGAACTGTCTGGGCTGTCCAGAGCTGATTGCTCAAACCCGTCAGGAATACGAGGACGTGGCCGTCAAACTGGGATCTGACATGGAATA CCTAAAGATGGTCAGAGCACGCGTTTGGAAGCACCGAATCTGCAGTCCCCTGTTCAACACCAAGCAGTACACAATAGACCTGGAAAGGCTCTATCTGCAAATGTGGGAACATCACAGCAACGGCAGCAAGCCAGACCACTTGGTCAAACACCTGTCAGTGGAGACCAGTGAGACCGCTTGA
- the ogt.1 gene encoding UDP-N-acetylglucosamine--peptide N-acetylglucosaminyltransferase 110 kDa subunit isoform X2, with translation MASSVGNVADSTEPTKRMLSFQGLAELAHREYQSGDFEAAERHCMQLWRQEPDNTGVLLLLSSIHFQCRRLDRSAHFSTLAIKQNPMLAEAYSNLGNVYKERGQLQEAIEHYRHALRLKPDFIDGYINLAAALVAAGDMEGAVQAYVSALQYNPDLYCVRSDLGNLLKALGRLEEAKACYLKAIETQPNFAVAWSNLGCVFNAQGEIWLAIHHFEKAVTLDPNFLDAYINLGNVLKEARIFDRAVAAYLRALSLSPNHAVVHGNLACVYYEQGLIDLAIDTYRRAIELQPHFPDAYCNLANALKEKGNVSEAEECYNTALRLCPTHADSLNNLANIKREQGNIEEAVQLYRKALEVFPEFAAAHSNLASVLQQQGKLQEALMHYKEAIRISPTFADAYSNMGNTLKEMQDVQGALQCYTRAIQINPAFADAHSNLASIHKDSGNIPEAIASYRTALKLKPDFPDAYCNLAHCLQIVCDWTDYDERMKKLVSIVADQLEKNRLPSVHPHHSMLYPLSHGFRKAIAERHGNLCLDKINALHKPAFEHPKDLKSSGGRLRVGYVSSDFGNHPTSHLMQSIPGMHNPEKFEVFCYALSPDDGTNFRVKVVAEAHHFTDLSQIPCNGKAADRIHQDGIHILVNMNGYTKGARNELFALRPAPIQAMWLGYPGTSGAPFMDYIITDKETSPVEVAEQYSEKLAYMPNTFFIGDHANMFPHLKKKAVIDFKSNGHIFDNRIVLNGIDLKAFLDSLPDVKVIKMKCDNNQEPAAGDTNGALSMPVIPMNTAAEAIINMINQGQIQVTINNFTVSNGLATTQINNKAATGEEVLRTIVVTTRSQYGLPEDSIVYCNFNQLYKIDPPTLQMWANILKRVPNSVLWLLRFPAVGEPNIQQYAQNMGLPASRIIFSPVAPKEEHVRRGQLADVCLDTPLCNGHTTGMDVLWAGTPMVTMPGETLASRVAASQLNCLGCPELIAQTRQEYEDVAVKLGSDMEYLKMVRARVWKHRICSPLFNTKQYTIDLERLYLQMWEHHSNGSKPDHLVKHLSVETSETA, from the exons ATGGCGAGTTCAGTGGGAAATGTGGCCGACAGCACAG AACCAACAAAACGTATGCTTTCCTTCCAAGGGTTGGCTGAACTGGCGCACCGGGAGTACCAGTCAGGAGATTTTGAGGCAGCTGAGCGCCACTGCATGCAACTATGGAGGCAGGAGCCTGATAACACAGGCGTGTTATTGCTTCTGTCCTCCATCCACTTCCAGTGCCGAAGACTTGACAG GTCTGCTCACTTCAGTACCCTGGCCATCAAACAGAACCCAATGCTTGCAGAGGCCTACTCCAACCTCGGGAATGTGTACAAGGAGCGTGGGCAGCTTCAGGAAGCCATAGAGCACTATCGCCATGCGTTGAGGCTGAAGCCAGATTTCATTGATGGCTACATCAACCTGGCAGCAGCCCTGGTGGCTGCAGGAGACATGGAGGGGGCGGTGCAGGCCTATGTGTCTGCATTACAGTACAACCCG GATCTCTATTGCGTGCGTAGTGACCTGGGTAATTTGCTGAAGGCTCTCGGGCGTTTGGAAGAGGCTAAG GCTTGCTACCTGAAAGCCATTGAGACTCAGCCCAACTTTGCAGTGGCTTGGAGCAACTTGGGTTGTGTGTTCAATGCCCAAGGAGAAATATGGCTTGCCATTCATCATTTTGAGAAG gCAGTGACTCTGGACCCAAACTTTCTAGATGCTTACATCAATTTGGGCAATGTTCTGAAAGAGGCTCGCATCTTTGACAG AGCTGTGGCTGCTTACCTGAGAGCCCTGAGTCTGAGCCCTAACCATGCCGTCGTCCATGGCAACCTGGCCTGTGTCTACTATGAGCAGGGCCTCATTGACCTTGCTATTGACACCTACCGCCGCGCTATTGAATTGCAGCCCCACTTTCCTGATGCCTACTGCAATTTGGCCAATGCCCTGAAGGAGAAAGGAAAT GTTTCTGAAGCTGAGGAGTGCTACAACACAGCATTGCGTTTGTGTCCAACTCACGCCGACTCCCTTAACAATTTGGCCAACATAAAGCGTGAGCAGGGCAACATCGAAGAAGCTGTTCAGCTTTACAGAAAAGCCTTGGAa GTGTTCCCAGAGTTTGCTGCAGCTCACTCTAACCTggccagtgtcctgcagcagcagggCAAACTCCAGGAGGCCCTCATGCATTACAAGGAGGCTATACG GATCAGCCCCACGTTTGCTGACGCCTATTCCAACATGGGCAACACGCTGAAGGAAATGCAGGATGTTCAGGGAGCGCTGCAGTGCTATACTCGTGCCATCCAGATCAACCCTGCCTTTGCTGACGCTCACAGCAATTTGGCCTCTATCCACAAG GATTCTGGAAACATCCCAGAAGCCATTGCATCTTATCGAACAGCCCTAAAGCTCAAGCCGGACTTCCCTGATGCTTATTGCAACTTGGCTCATTGCCTGCAG ATTGTGTGTGACTGGACTGATTACGACGAGCGCATGAAAAAGCTCGTTAGCATCGTGGCCGACCAGCTGGAAAAGAACCGCTTGCCCTCGGTTCACCCCCACCACAGCATGCTGTATCCTCTGTCTCACGGCTTCCGCAAAGCCATAGCCGAGCGCCATGGAAACCTTTGTCTGGACAAG ATTAATGCACTCCACAAACCTGCCTTTGAGCATCCTAAAGATCTGAAGAGCAGCGGCGGTCGCCTGCGCGTCGGTTATGTCAGCTCCGACTTTGGCAACCATCCAACCTCCCATCTGATGCAGTCCATCCCTGGAATGCACAATCCTGAAAAATTTGAG gttttctgcTACGCTCTTAGCCCTGATGATGGTACTAACTTCCGTGTGAAAGTGGTTGCAGAAGCTCATCATTTCACAGATCTCTCTCAG ATTCCTTGCAATGGAAAGGCAGCTGATCGGATTCATCAGGATGGAATCCATATTCTGGTCAATATGAACGGATACACCAAGGGAGCACGGAATGAGCTGTTTGCCCTTCGCCCCGCCCCAATTCAG GCGATGTGGCTTGGTTACCCTGGAACCAGCGGCGCTCCGTTCATGGACTACATCATCACTGACAAGGAGACGTCTCCTGTTGAAGTAGCTGAGCAGTACTCTGAAAAACTGGCCTACATGCCCAACACCTTCTTCATTGGAGATCATGCCAACATGTTCCCTCACCTCAAG AAAAAGGCAGTCATCGATTTTAAATCGAACGGACACATCTTTGACAACCGGATTGTTCTTAACGGCATCGATCTGAAGGCGTTCTTGGACAGTCTGCCGGATGTGAAAGTGATAAag ATGAAGTGCGACAACAACCAGGAGCCGGCTGCTGGAGACACAAACGGAGCCCTGTCCATGCCTGTGATTCCCATGAACACTGCAGCAGAGGCAATCATCAACATGATCAACCAAGGCCAAATCCAGGTCACCATTAATAACTTCACAGTCAGCAACGGCCTGGCCACCACACAG ATCAATAATAAAGCCGCCACCGGGGAGGAGGTGTTGCGGACCATTGTGGTAACGACCCGTTCCCAGTACGGTCTCCCTGAGGACTCCATCGTCTACTGTAACTTCAACCAGCTCTACAAGATTGATCCTCCTACTCTTCAGATGTGGGCCAAT ATCCTGAAGCGCGTGCCCAACAGCGTGTTGTGGCTTCTCCGCTTCCCCGCTGTTGGCGAGCCAAACATCCAGCAGTACGCTCAGAACATGGGTCTGCCTGCGTCTCGCATCATCTTCTCCCCCGTGGCTCCCAAGGAGGAGCATGTGAGGAGAGGCCAGCTGGCAGACGTGTGCCTCGACACACCTCTGTGCAACGGGCACACCACCGGCATGGATGTTCTCTGGGCTGGGACCCCCATGGTAACTATGCCAG GTGAGACTCTTGCGTCCCGCGTGGCTGCCTCACAGCTGAACTGTCTGGGCTGTCCAGAGCTGATTGCTCAAACCCGTCAGGAATACGAGGACGTGGCCGTCAAACTGGGATCTGACATGGAATA CCTAAAGATGGTCAGAGCACGCGTTTGGAAGCACCGAATCTGCAGTCCCCTGTTCAACACCAAGCAGTACACAATAGACCTGGAAAGGCTCTATCTGCAAATGTGGGAACATCACAGCAACGGCAGCAAGCCAGACCACTTGGTCAAACACCTGTCAGTGGAGACCAGTGAGACCGCTTGA
- the ogt.1 gene encoding UDP-N-acetylglucosamine--peptide N-acetylglucosaminyltransferase 110 kDa subunit isoform X1, producing the protein MASSVGNVADSTEPTKRMLSFQGLAELAHREYQSGDFEAAERHCMQLWRQEPDNTGVLLLLSSIHFQCRRLDRSAHFSTLAIKQNPMLAEAYSNLGNVYKERGQLQEAIEHYRHALRLKPDFIDGYINLAAALVAAGDMEGAVQAYVSALQYNPDLYCVRSDLGNLLKALGRLEEAKACYLKAIETQPNFAVAWSNLGCVFNAQGEIWLAIHHFEKAVTLDPNFLDAYINLGNVLKEARIFDRAVAAYLRALSLSPNHAVVHGNLACVYYEQGLIDLAIDTYRRAIELQPHFPDAYCNLANALKEKGNVSEAEECYNTALRLCPTHADSLNNLANIKREQGNIEEAVQLYRKALEVFPEFAAAHSNLASVLQQQGKLQEALMHYKEAIRISPTFADAYSNMGNTLKEMQDVQGALQCYTRAIQINPAFADAHSNLASIHKDSGNIPEAIASYRTALKLKPDFPDAYCNLAHCLQIVCDWTDYDERMKKLVSIVADQLEKNRLPSVHPHHSMLYPLSHGFRKAIAERHGNLCLDKVLAMIKINALHKPAFEHPKDLKSSGGRLRVGYVSSDFGNHPTSHLMQSIPGMHNPEKFEVFCYALSPDDGTNFRVKVVAEAHHFTDLSQIPCNGKAADRIHQDGIHILVNMNGYTKGARNELFALRPAPIQAMWLGYPGTSGAPFMDYIITDKETSPVEVAEQYSEKLAYMPNTFFIGDHANMFPHLKKKAVIDFKSNGHIFDNRIVLNGIDLKAFLDSLPDVKVIKMKCDNNQEPAAGDTNGALSMPVIPMNTAAEAIINMINQGQIQVTINNFTVSNGLATTQINNKAATGEEVLRTIVVTTRSQYGLPEDSIVYCNFNQLYKIDPPTLQMWANILKRVPNSVLWLLRFPAVGEPNIQQYAQNMGLPASRIIFSPVAPKEEHVRRGQLADVCLDTPLCNGHTTGMDVLWAGTPMVTMPGETLASRVAASQLNCLGCPELIAQTRQEYEDVAVKLGSDMEYLKMVRARVWKHRICSPLFNTKQYTIDLERLYLQMWEHHSNGSKPDHLVKHLSVETSETA; encoded by the exons ATGGCGAGTTCAGTGGGAAATGTGGCCGACAGCACAG AACCAACAAAACGTATGCTTTCCTTCCAAGGGTTGGCTGAACTGGCGCACCGGGAGTACCAGTCAGGAGATTTTGAGGCAGCTGAGCGCCACTGCATGCAACTATGGAGGCAGGAGCCTGATAACACAGGCGTGTTATTGCTTCTGTCCTCCATCCACTTCCAGTGCCGAAGACTTGACAG GTCTGCTCACTTCAGTACCCTGGCCATCAAACAGAACCCAATGCTTGCAGAGGCCTACTCCAACCTCGGGAATGTGTACAAGGAGCGTGGGCAGCTTCAGGAAGCCATAGAGCACTATCGCCATGCGTTGAGGCTGAAGCCAGATTTCATTGATGGCTACATCAACCTGGCAGCAGCCCTGGTGGCTGCAGGAGACATGGAGGGGGCGGTGCAGGCCTATGTGTCTGCATTACAGTACAACCCG GATCTCTATTGCGTGCGTAGTGACCTGGGTAATTTGCTGAAGGCTCTCGGGCGTTTGGAAGAGGCTAAG GCTTGCTACCTGAAAGCCATTGAGACTCAGCCCAACTTTGCAGTGGCTTGGAGCAACTTGGGTTGTGTGTTCAATGCCCAAGGAGAAATATGGCTTGCCATTCATCATTTTGAGAAG gCAGTGACTCTGGACCCAAACTTTCTAGATGCTTACATCAATTTGGGCAATGTTCTGAAAGAGGCTCGCATCTTTGACAG AGCTGTGGCTGCTTACCTGAGAGCCCTGAGTCTGAGCCCTAACCATGCCGTCGTCCATGGCAACCTGGCCTGTGTCTACTATGAGCAGGGCCTCATTGACCTTGCTATTGACACCTACCGCCGCGCTATTGAATTGCAGCCCCACTTTCCTGATGCCTACTGCAATTTGGCCAATGCCCTGAAGGAGAAAGGAAAT GTTTCTGAAGCTGAGGAGTGCTACAACACAGCATTGCGTTTGTGTCCAACTCACGCCGACTCCCTTAACAATTTGGCCAACATAAAGCGTGAGCAGGGCAACATCGAAGAAGCTGTTCAGCTTTACAGAAAAGCCTTGGAa GTGTTCCCAGAGTTTGCTGCAGCTCACTCTAACCTggccagtgtcctgcagcagcagggCAAACTCCAGGAGGCCCTCATGCATTACAAGGAGGCTATACG GATCAGCCCCACGTTTGCTGACGCCTATTCCAACATGGGCAACACGCTGAAGGAAATGCAGGATGTTCAGGGAGCGCTGCAGTGCTATACTCGTGCCATCCAGATCAACCCTGCCTTTGCTGACGCTCACAGCAATTTGGCCTCTATCCACAAG GATTCTGGAAACATCCCAGAAGCCATTGCATCTTATCGAACAGCCCTAAAGCTCAAGCCGGACTTCCCTGATGCTTATTGCAACTTGGCTCATTGCCTGCAG ATTGTGTGTGACTGGACTGATTACGACGAGCGCATGAAAAAGCTCGTTAGCATCGTGGCCGACCAGCTGGAAAAGAACCGCTTGCCCTCGGTTCACCCCCACCACAGCATGCTGTATCCTCTGTCTCACGGCTTCCGCAAAGCCATAGCCGAGCGCCATGGAAACCTTTGTCTGGACAAGGTACTCGCAATGATCAAA ATTAATGCACTCCACAAACCTGCCTTTGAGCATCCTAAAGATCTGAAGAGCAGCGGCGGTCGCCTGCGCGTCGGTTATGTCAGCTCCGACTTTGGCAACCATCCAACCTCCCATCTGATGCAGTCCATCCCTGGAATGCACAATCCTGAAAAATTTGAG gttttctgcTACGCTCTTAGCCCTGATGATGGTACTAACTTCCGTGTGAAAGTGGTTGCAGAAGCTCATCATTTCACAGATCTCTCTCAG ATTCCTTGCAATGGAAAGGCAGCTGATCGGATTCATCAGGATGGAATCCATATTCTGGTCAATATGAACGGATACACCAAGGGAGCACGGAATGAGCTGTTTGCCCTTCGCCCCGCCCCAATTCAG GCGATGTGGCTTGGTTACCCTGGAACCAGCGGCGCTCCGTTCATGGACTACATCATCACTGACAAGGAGACGTCTCCTGTTGAAGTAGCTGAGCAGTACTCTGAAAAACTGGCCTACATGCCCAACACCTTCTTCATTGGAGATCATGCCAACATGTTCCCTCACCTCAAG AAAAAGGCAGTCATCGATTTTAAATCGAACGGACACATCTTTGACAACCGGATTGTTCTTAACGGCATCGATCTGAAGGCGTTCTTGGACAGTCTGCCGGATGTGAAAGTGATAAag ATGAAGTGCGACAACAACCAGGAGCCGGCTGCTGGAGACACAAACGGAGCCCTGTCCATGCCTGTGATTCCCATGAACACTGCAGCAGAGGCAATCATCAACATGATCAACCAAGGCCAAATCCAGGTCACCATTAATAACTTCACAGTCAGCAACGGCCTGGCCACCACACAG ATCAATAATAAAGCCGCCACCGGGGAGGAGGTGTTGCGGACCATTGTGGTAACGACCCGTTCCCAGTACGGTCTCCCTGAGGACTCCATCGTCTACTGTAACTTCAACCAGCTCTACAAGATTGATCCTCCTACTCTTCAGATGTGGGCCAAT ATCCTGAAGCGCGTGCCCAACAGCGTGTTGTGGCTTCTCCGCTTCCCCGCTGTTGGCGAGCCAAACATCCAGCAGTACGCTCAGAACATGGGTCTGCCTGCGTCTCGCATCATCTTCTCCCCCGTGGCTCCCAAGGAGGAGCATGTGAGGAGAGGCCAGCTGGCAGACGTGTGCCTCGACACACCTCTGTGCAACGGGCACACCACCGGCATGGATGTTCTCTGGGCTGGGACCCCCATGGTAACTATGCCAG GTGAGACTCTTGCGTCCCGCGTGGCTGCCTCACAGCTGAACTGTCTGGGCTGTCCAGAGCTGATTGCTCAAACCCGTCAGGAATACGAGGACGTGGCCGTCAAACTGGGATCTGACATGGAATA CCTAAAGATGGTCAGAGCACGCGTTTGGAAGCACCGAATCTGCAGTCCCCTGTTCAACACCAAGCAGTACACAATAGACCTGGAAAGGCTCTATCTGCAAATGTGGGAACATCACAGCAACGGCAGCAAGCCAGACCACTTGGTCAAACACCTGTCAGTGGAGACCAGTGAGACCGCTTGA